A stretch of Desulfobacter hydrogenophilus DNA encodes these proteins:
- the clpX gene encoding ATP-dependent Clp protease ATP-binding subunit ClpX, with protein sequence MAKKDDANDQFFCSFCGKNQKEVKKLIAGPSVYICNECIKLCGEIIEDEEKEMAVEPEGAKEFMVPKQIKEQLDSYIIEQDRAKKVLSVAVYNHYKRLASHLEKNSEGVEIQKSNILIIGPTGCGKTLLAQTLARFLDVPFAIADATALTEAGYVGEDVENIILSLVQNADYDIEKAQNGIIYIDEIDKISQRGDNPSITRDVSGEGVQQALLKIIEGTIASVPPKGGRKHPQQDYVKVDTSNILFICGGTFTGLEKVVERRLTQKTMGFGAKIADKKDINIGDLLGQVKPEDLIQFGLIPEFLGRLPIITSIGELNESSLIKILTEPKNALVRQYQELFRIEGVSLQFTDEALEAMAKEAVARKSGARGLRAIMEETMMNIMYELPSKKDVVECVVGEEVVLNNEEPILLYEQPKKQA encoded by the coding sequence ATGGCCAAAAAAGATGATGCAAACGATCAGTTTTTCTGTTCATTCTGCGGGAAAAACCAAAAGGAAGTAAAAAAACTGATAGCCGGGCCCAGCGTTTATATCTGCAATGAGTGCATTAAGCTGTGCGGAGAAATTATTGAGGATGAAGAAAAAGAGATGGCTGTTGAGCCGGAAGGCGCCAAGGAGTTCATGGTGCCAAAGCAAATTAAGGAGCAGCTTGATTCATATATTATAGAACAGGATCGTGCAAAAAAGGTCTTATCCGTGGCGGTCTATAATCATTATAAACGTCTGGCCTCACATCTGGAAAAAAATAGTGAGGGGGTCGAGATTCAGAAAAGCAATATTCTGATTATCGGACCGACCGGATGTGGTAAAACCCTTCTGGCCCAAACCCTTGCCCGGTTTTTGGATGTTCCTTTTGCCATTGCTGATGCCACGGCCCTGACCGAGGCCGGCTATGTTGGCGAAGATGTGGAGAACATCATTCTTTCCCTGGTTCAGAATGCTGATTACGACATTGAAAAGGCTCAGAATGGTATCATTTACATTGATGAAATAGATAAAATTTCCCAGCGGGGGGACAACCCTTCAATTACCCGGGATGTCTCCGGAGAAGGGGTTCAGCAGGCCCTGCTAAAGATTATTGAAGGCACCATTGCTTCGGTACCTCCCAAGGGAGGAAGAAAACATCCCCAACAGGATTATGTAAAGGTGGATACTTCCAATATCCTGTTTATTTGCGGCGGAACCTTTACGGGTCTTGAGAAAGTCGTTGAGCGTCGTTTAACCCAGAAGACTATGGGATTTGGTGCTAAAATCGCAGATAAGAAGGACATAAATATTGGGGATCTGCTGGGGCAGGTAAAGCCTGAAGATTTGATTCAATTTGGTCTGATTCCCGAATTTTTAGGGCGTCTGCCCATAATAACGTCCATAGGGGAACTGAATGAAAGCTCTTTGATCAAGATTTTGACCGAACCTAAGAATGCGCTGGTTCGGCAGTATCAGGAACTTTTTCGCATTGAAGGGGTGAGTCTGCAGTTTACGGATGAAGCCCTTGAAGCCATGGCCAAGGAAGCCGTGGCCAGAAAATCTGGAGCCAGAGGGTTGCGTGCCATTATGGAGGAAACCATGATGAACATTATGTATGAGCTGCCTTCTAAAAAAGATGTGGTTGAGTGTGTGGTGGGCGAAGAAGTGGTACTAAACAACGAGGAGCCCATCTTGCTCTACGAACAGCCCAAAAAGCAGGCTTAA
- the clpP gene encoding ATP-dependent Clp endopeptidase proteolytic subunit ClpP gives MPLIPMVVEQSNRGERAYDIYSRLLKDRIIFLGSAIDNEVANLIVAQMLFLESEDPEKDINFYINSPGGVVTAGMAIYDTIQYIKPDVATVCIGQAASMGALLLTAGTSGKRFALPNARIMIHQPLGGAQGQATDIKIQATEILRMKDVLNEILSKHTGQDLEKVATDTERDFFMSGEQALEYGIVDRVVSDRSQFEQASEQEASKES, from the coding sequence GTGCCTCTTATTCCAATGGTTGTTGAACAGAGCAACAGGGGAGAACGTGCCTATGATATCTATTCACGTCTTTTAAAAGACAGGATTATTTTTTTGGGGTCTGCCATAGACAATGAAGTTGCCAACCTTATTGTCGCACAGATGCTGTTTCTTGAATCCGAGGATCCTGAGAAAGATATCAATTTTTATATCAATTCTCCCGGCGGCGTTGTGACAGCAGGTATGGCTATCTATGACACCATCCAGTACATCAAGCCGGATGTGGCAACGGTGTGTATCGGCCAGGCAGCCAGTATGGGGGCGTTGCTTCTTACTGCCGGAACATCCGGCAAACGGTTTGCCCTGCCCAATGCCCGGATTATGATTCATCAGCCGCTGGGAGGTGCCCAGGGCCAGGCCACTGACATCAAGATTCAGGCGACTGAAATTTTAAGAATGAAAGATGTTTTGAACGAAATTTTATCAAAGCATACCGGACAGGACCTTGAAAAGGTCGCAACTGATACGGAACGTGATTTTTTTATGTCCGGGGAGCAAGCTTTGGAATACGGCATTGTTGACCGAGTGGTCAGTGACAGAAGCCAATTTGAACAGGCCTCTGAACAGGAGGCGTCAAAGGAGTCATAA
- the tig gene encoding trigger factor, producing MQVKIEDQSSIKKVLSFEIPKETISKELNKAYAELKKKADIKGFRKGKVPRKVLENRFSADVHAEVAPRLIQEAFVEAVETHKLDIVGGPQLDPPELNPDADYSFEITVEVKPELDEIDLQGLEIRKRLYEVTETEIESQIYMLQKTMATKRKVEEERPVKEDDFVLIDYEGFLNGETFEHTPKVENYVTAINKEPLPKEFSEKLIGAIPVQDLDIEVVYADDFHDENLSGKIIQYKVTLKEIQEEVLPEANDELVKGLDQYETLEDVKAAIRDNLEKGIEQRVKHEMSEQIFAQILEKTEFQVPQALIEGELNGIISETEQAYAQNNTSLDDVGLSREIMQEKYRDVAEKQARRHLILDKIITQEKMDLSDDELDVGFEEMAQAMSATKDAIKNFFNMDPRQLEYYKQTQLEKKAIELIIEKSTIVEVTPGDAQVAEEQTEEEGAQA from the coding sequence ATGCAGGTAAAAATCGAAGATCAGAGCAGTATTAAAAAAGTGCTTTCTTTTGAAATTCCTAAGGAAACAATTTCCAAAGAGTTGAATAAAGCCTATGCCGAGTTGAAAAAGAAGGCAGATATCAAAGGTTTTCGAAAAGGAAAAGTTCCGAGAAAAGTGCTTGAAAACCGGTTTTCCGCAGACGTTCATGCCGAGGTTGCCCCGCGCCTGATCCAGGAGGCTTTTGTTGAAGCAGTTGAAACTCATAAATTAGATATCGTAGGCGGACCCCAACTCGATCCTCCGGAGCTCAACCCGGATGCTGATTATTCGTTTGAGATCACTGTGGAAGTTAAACCTGAACTGGATGAAATTGATTTACAGGGCCTTGAAATTAGGAAAAGGCTTTATGAAGTGACTGAGACCGAGATTGAAAGCCAGATATATATGCTGCAAAAGACCATGGCGACAAAGCGGAAGGTCGAAGAGGAACGTCCGGTAAAAGAGGATGACTTTGTTCTGATTGATTATGAAGGGTTTCTAAATGGTGAAACCTTTGAGCATACCCCTAAAGTTGAAAATTATGTCACAGCTATTAACAAAGAGCCGTTGCCTAAGGAATTTTCCGAAAAACTTATCGGTGCCATTCCGGTTCAGGACCTGGATATTGAAGTGGTCTACGCAGATGATTTTCATGATGAGAATTTAAGCGGAAAAATCATTCAATATAAGGTTACACTCAAGGAAATTCAGGAAGAGGTGCTGCCCGAAGCCAATGATGAACTCGTAAAAGGCCTTGATCAATACGAAACCCTTGAAGATGTAAAAGCTGCCATCCGGGATAACCTTGAAAAGGGGATTGAACAGCGGGTAAAACATGAGATGAGTGAACAGATTTTTGCCCAAATACTTGAAAAAACAGAGTTTCAAGTTCCCCAAGCCCTTATCGAAGGTGAGCTTAACGGTATTATTTCAGAAACAGAACAAGCCTATGCCCAGAACAATACTTCCCTTGATGATGTCGGTTTGAGTCGGGAAATCATGCAGGAAAAATACAGGGATGTGGCCGAAAAACAGGCTCGTCGGCATCTGATTTTGGATAAAATAATTACCCAGGAAAAGATGGATCTTAGTGATGACGAACTCGACGTCGGCTTCGAAGAGATGGCCCAGGCCATGAGTGCGACAAAAGATGCCATCAAGAATTTTTTCAACATGGACCCACGTCAGCTTGAATATTATAAACAGACCCAGCTTGAAAAAAAGGCCATTGAACTTATAATAGAGAAAAGCACTATAGTTGAAGTGACGCCGGGTGATGCGCAAGTTGCTGAGGAGCAAACCGAAGAAGAAGGTGCACAAGCGTAA
- the pstS gene encoding phosphate ABC transporter substrate-binding protein PstS: protein MKLKSLFNVALSAAVAASFMVVGFATAGTTKITGAGASFPAPIYSEWFKDLAKQNNGEIKVDYQSIGSGSGIKNFIGHTVDFGASDAAMKQSEIDQVPEGVQLLPMTAGEIVLAYNLPGIEGLKLPRDVYPEIFLGNITKWNDAKIVAANPGVELPDTPITVVVRSDKSGTTFGFTGHLSAISSDFQSAVGQGKMVQWPAKNMVKGKKNDGVSSAVRQTPGAIGYTEYGFAKLSRLPMACLENKAGKFVCPGPEGGAAALANAVLPENMIVFINDPAGDASYPIATFTWMLFYKKNKSAELATALRKMVEYCLDEGQKIADKAGYIPLPESVVEKVRAASNNIQ from the coding sequence ATGAAACTTAAATCTTTATTTAATGTTGCTTTATCCGCTGCTGTTGCAGCATCCTTCATGGTTGTAGGTTTCGCAACTGCAGGTACAACCAAAATAACCGGTGCCGGCGCCAGCTTTCCTGCACCCATTTACAGCGAATGGTTCAAAGACCTTGCCAAACAAAACAATGGCGAAATCAAAGTGGACTACCAGTCCATCGGTTCAGGTTCGGGCATTAAAAACTTCATTGGTCACACCGTTGATTTCGGCGCCAGTGATGCAGCTATGAAGCAAAGCGAAATTGATCAGGTACCCGAAGGCGTTCAGCTGCTGCCCATGACCGCAGGTGAGATTGTGCTTGCCTACAACCTGCCCGGCATTGAGGGTCTTAAACTGCCCCGGGACGTATATCCCGAAATCTTTTTGGGCAACATCACCAAATGGAATGACGCTAAGATCGTTGCTGCCAACCCCGGCGTAGAACTGCCTGACACACCCATCACCGTTGTCGTTCGTTCTGACAAATCCGGTACAACCTTTGGTTTCACTGGACATTTAAGCGCCATCTCTTCTGATTTCCAATCTGCTGTAGGCCAGGGCAAAATGGTTCAGTGGCCCGCAAAAAACATGGTAAAAGGTAAAAAGAATGATGGTGTATCTTCCGCCGTTCGCCAGACCCCTGGTGCCATTGGTTACACCGAATACGGTTTTGCCAAACTGAGCAGACTGCCCATGGCATGCCTGGAAAACAAAGCCGGCAAATTTGTATGCCCCGGACCTGAAGGTGGCGCTGCTGCACTTGCCAACGCAGTTTTGCCCGAAAACATGATCGTATTCATCAACGATCCTGCAGGCGATGCATCCTATCCCATTGCAACCTTTACCTGGATGCTCTTCTACAAAAAGAACAAAAGCGCAGAATTGGCCACAGCACTTCGCAAAATGGTTGAATACTGCCTGGATGAAGGTCAGAAAATTGCTGACAAAGCCGGTTATATTCCCCTTCCTGAAAGTGTTGTAGAAAAAGTTAGAGCCGCTTCTAATAACATTCAGTAA
- the pstC gene encoding phosphate ABC transporter permease subunit PstC: MADNKFLGNAGGRTLSKPPTPGDIFFDKSFRFLTRAFTWATVFLLTFIVYKIGGEALPAFSDLGIKFLFTSTWNSSQDVYGILPQIWGTLYSSFLALLLGGFFGITIAIFITQDFLPYRVEFVLKNIIELLAAIPSVVYGLWGIYVLIPLIRPVANFLHEYLGWIPFFSTRLSGLGLLPAVLVLSIMILPTVAAVSQDAFKAIPHKTKEAAFGMGTTRWEAILRVMLPTASGGIFGALVLGFGRALGETMALAMLVGSMSTLTLSFFSPADTISALLANTFPEANVGLETGALMSAACVLLLITLIVNVAGAVIVAKATPGGDKR; encoded by the coding sequence ATGGCCGACAATAAATTTTTGGGTAATGCCGGTGGCAGAACATTATCCAAACCGCCCACCCCAGGCGACATTTTTTTTGACAAATCATTCAGGTTCCTGACCCGGGCTTTTACCTGGGCCACTGTTTTCCTTCTGACGTTCATCGTCTATAAAATCGGCGGGGAAGCGTTGCCCGCGTTTTCTGACCTGGGCATCAAATTTTTGTTCACCTCTACCTGGAACTCAAGCCAAGATGTCTACGGTATTCTTCCCCAGATTTGGGGAACACTTTACAGCTCATTTCTCGCACTTCTTCTGGGTGGGTTTTTCGGAATCACCATTGCCATATTCATCACCCAGGATTTTCTTCCATATAGAGTTGAGTTTGTATTAAAAAATATTATTGAACTGCTTGCCGCCATCCCAAGCGTTGTGTACGGGCTTTGGGGCATTTATGTTCTGATTCCCCTGATCCGCCCGGTTGCCAACTTTCTGCACGAGTACCTGGGGTGGATTCCTTTTTTTTCCACCCGGCTTTCGGGCTTAGGCCTGCTGCCGGCAGTACTGGTTCTGTCCATTATGATTCTGCCCACGGTTGCAGCCGTCTCCCAGGATGCCTTCAAAGCTATACCTCATAAAACCAAGGAAGCGGCCTTCGGCATGGGAACCACCCGCTGGGAAGCCATTTTGCGCGTTATGTTGCCCACTGCATCCGGTGGTATTTTCGGGGCCCTTGTTCTGGGATTTGGCCGGGCTCTTGGTGAAACCATGGCCCTTGCCATGCTCGTGGGCAGTATGTCCACACTGACCCTGTCCTTTTTTTCTCCGGCAGACACCATTTCAGCTCTTCTGGCCAACACCTTTCCCGAAGCAAATGTCGGGCTTGAGACCGGCGCACTGATGTCTGCGGCCTGTGTGCTCTTGCTGATTACCCTGATCGTTAATGTTGCAGGTGCTGTCATTGTTGCCAAAGCAACACCGGGAGGAGATAAAAGATGA
- the pstA gene encoding phosphate ABC transporter permease PstA, whose translation MNRTNPQRLQLERQPMEPRALKSIVLSAITIVCAVTACIPLFSVLLMLVYRGGKRLTLELFYTLPPGAFDAPGVGGFGNAIAGTAFMVGIAGLISIPFGILAAVYLAELDPHSKISEIARFCAKTMTGLPSIIAGVFAYAIVVLTMGHYSSWAGGIALSLLMIPTVMLTAEEAIKMVPNPMREAAYGMGCTPSQSLIKVILPVGMPGIITGVVLAVARAAGETAPLLFTALFSESWLSPNDPTASLAVLIYNWSSSPYPNLIELAWAASLILVVLVFILNIVSRSIGGKTKL comes from the coding sequence ATGAACCGGACCAACCCCCAACGCCTCCAGCTGGAACGCCAGCCCATGGAGCCAAGAGCGCTTAAATCAATCGTTTTAAGCGCCATCACCATTGTCTGTGCGGTCACCGCTTGCATCCCTTTATTTTCCGTGCTTCTCATGCTGGTGTATCGTGGCGGCAAGCGATTGACCTTGGAACTGTTTTACACCCTGCCGCCGGGTGCATTTGACGCCCCGGGTGTCGGCGGTTTCGGCAATGCCATCGCGGGTACCGCTTTTATGGTGGGAATTGCCGGTTTGATCAGCATCCCTTTTGGCATTCTGGCTGCCGTTTATCTGGCAGAACTTGATCCCCACAGTAAAATCTCCGAAATTGCCAGATTCTGTGCAAAAACCATGACCGGTCTGCCGTCTATTATTGCCGGTGTTTTTGCCTACGCGATTGTTGTGCTTACCATGGGCCACTACTCTTCATGGGCCGGGGGCATTGCCCTTTCCCTGTTGATGATCCCCACTGTCATGCTCACGGCTGAAGAAGCCATTAAAATGGTGCCCAACCCCATGCGCGAAGCGGCCTACGGTATGGGATGCACCCCTTCCCAAAGCCTTATCAAGGTCATTTTGCCCGTTGGCATGCCCGGCATCATCACAGGCGTCGTCCTTGCTGTAGCCCGGGCCGCCGGGGAAACGGCACCGCTACTGTTCACCGCACTTTTCAGTGAAAGCTGGCTTTCCCCCAACGACCCCACGGCCTCTTTGGCTGTACTGATCTACAACTGGTCATCCAGCCCCTATCCAAATCTCATTGAATTGGCCTGGGCCGCATCGCTGATTCTTGTTGTACTGGTCTTTATTCTCAATATTGTCAGCCGCAGCATCGGTGGTAAAACCAAATTGTAA
- the pstB gene encoding phosphate ABC transporter ATP-binding protein PstB: MEALKEVDANAAYETDLPADVALDCNAEQIYYGDFLAVRDSHVPIKRNQITGFIGPSGCGKSTVLKSINRMNDLIRGFRFVGDVHFHGINIYDSNIDPVSVRRNIGMVFQQPNPFSMSIFDNVAFGLRLNRYKGNMHEKVEKALRGAALWKEVKDKLKNNGLSLSGGQQQRLCIARAIATEPRVLLMDEPCSALDPIATRQIEELMVELKNQFTVAIVTHNMQQAVRVAEQTAFFSVDISRGGRTGYLVEMGLTKEVFENPQQDLTKEYLHGEFS; this comes from the coding sequence ATGGAAGCATTAAAAGAAGTTGATGCAAACGCAGCCTATGAAACCGATCTGCCTGCGGATGTTGCATTGGATTGTAACGCAGAACAGATTTATTATGGAGATTTCCTTGCTGTCCGGGACAGTCACGTCCCCATAAAGAGGAACCAGATCACCGGATTTATCGGGCCTTCCGGCTGCGGTAAAAGTACGGTGCTTAAAAGTATCAATCGCATGAATGACCTGATCCGGGGATTCCGGTTTGTGGGGGATGTCCATTTCCACGGAATCAATATCTATGACAGCAATATCGACCCTGTGTCGGTTCGCCGCAACATCGGCATGGTGTTCCAGCAACCCAATCCGTTTTCAATGTCCATCTTTGACAACGTGGCCTTTGGCCTGCGCTTGAACCGTTATAAAGGGAATATGCACGAAAAGGTTGAAAAGGCCCTCAGAGGCGCGGCACTGTGGAAAGAGGTAAAGGACAAACTTAAAAACAACGGCCTGTCACTTTCCGGCGGCCAGCAGCAGCGTCTGTGCATTGCAAGGGCCATCGCCACGGAACCCCGTGTTCTTCTCATGGATGAACCCTGCTCCGCACTGGACCCCATTGCCACCCGCCAGATCGAAGAGCTAATGGTGGAATTGAAAAACCAGTTCACCGTTGCCATCGTAACCCACAACATGCAGCAGGCAGTCCGTGTGGCTGAGCAGACGGCCTTTTTTTCCGTGGACATCTCCAGGGGCGGCCGTACCGGCTACCTTGTTGAAATGGGTCTTACCAAAGAAGTATTTGAGAATCCCCAGCAAGACTTGACCAAAGAATACCTGCACGGTGAGTTTTCATGA
- a CDS encoding DUF3617 domain-containing protein: protein MIKTISFISIVGVILLSAGVTLAGPDMNPGKWEITTKIEMPGMPGQSMTHTQCITNDDLVPVNGDENNNCTVKNMRTSGDTVSWEITCGGQGGQMDGTGEITYNGDTMKGKMEMTMKGMNMKIKNIFSGKRIGPCDGPL from the coding sequence ATGATAAAAACAATAAGTTTTATAAGCATTGTTGGTGTAATCCTGTTATCTGCAGGTGTGACTTTGGCGGGTCCAGATATGAATCCCGGCAAATGGGAAATCACCACAAAGATAGAAATGCCTGGGATGCCCGGACAATCCATGACCCACACCCAGTGCATTACTAATGATGACCTGGTCCCCGTGAATGGTGATGAAAACAATAACTGTACGGTGAAAAATATGAGAACCAGCGGTGACACGGTGTCATGGGAAATTACGTGCGGCGGCCAGGGTGGACAGATGGACGGCACAGGAGAGATTACCTATAACGGAGATACCATGAAAGGTAAGATGGAAATGACAATGAAGGGTATGAACATGAAGATAAAAAATATTTTTTCCGGAAAACGAATCGGTCCATGTGATGGCCCGTTATAG
- a CDS encoding FlgO family outer membrane protein, with amino-acid sequence MKIIVTVFTLLSISLAANIGLLSANEVAGSVEAGLEALATEIVNKSLAADKTTIAVLPFPHSDRNCSVLSTYIVDELILHLFNVPNSSLKIIERSQLEALISEIKLGAGGLLNPKTTKQLGDISGVQALTIGTITVIGDRIRINARLVETNTARTISAAAISIPKTQAIENLLEQEMESGPLCGGTTTALGADPEANPVNKYRMDTPYANTNKKGAFCAEGLRFFIQNISRSQNLKSVNLVLGVTNETKASLPVIFVTPIPSIVDNKGNIMYLNNVTGIQGCHMNNRDWNMDPAKCIKYRRSSFTTLSPNTLHTVLLRFEMKSKDEDEKFDGNLISFSSRAQIILDEKQKKYKNIAVCIPNIPIK; translated from the coding sequence ATGAAAATAATCGTAACTGTATTCACGTTACTAAGCATTTCCTTAGCAGCGAATATAGGTTTGCTTTCAGCAAATGAAGTGGCTGGCAGCGTAGAAGCTGGTCTTGAAGCCTTGGCCACAGAAATAGTTAATAAATCGTTAGCTGCTGACAAAACTACGATTGCTGTATTACCTTTCCCTCATTCAGATCGAAATTGCAGTGTTTTAAGTACCTATATTGTCGATGAACTAATCCTCCACCTGTTTAATGTCCCAAACTCATCGCTTAAAATTATTGAACGTTCGCAGTTGGAAGCGCTGATTTCTGAAATCAAGTTAGGGGCCGGAGGACTCCTTAATCCCAAGACAACCAAACAATTGGGTGATATCAGCGGGGTACAGGCTCTGACTATAGGGACCATAACGGTCATCGGCGATCGTATCCGGATCAATGCTCGGTTAGTAGAAACCAATACTGCTCGCACCATTTCTGCCGCTGCGATCTCGATACCTAAAACTCAGGCTATAGAAAACTTACTTGAACAGGAGATGGAAAGCGGCCCCTTGTGCGGGGGGACTACTACAGCGCTAGGTGCAGATCCTGAAGCTAACCCAGTAAATAAATATAGAATGGATACCCCCTATGCTAACACAAATAAAAAAGGGGCCTTCTGTGCTGAGGGACTCAGATTTTTTATACAAAATATTTCACGTTCACAAAATTTAAAGTCAGTAAATCTTGTTTTAGGAGTAACCAACGAGACAAAAGCATCTCTCCCTGTCATCTTCGTCACACCTATACCTTCAATAGTGGATAACAAAGGGAATATAATGTATTTGAATAACGTGACAGGCATTCAAGGCTGTCATATGAATAACAGAGATTGGAATATGGACCCAGCTAAATGTATTAAATATAGAAGGTCCTCCTTTACAACCCTTTCTCCTAATACACTACATACCGTTCTTCTTCGTTTTGAAATGAAATCAAAAGATGAAGATGAAAAGTTCGATGGTAATTTAATTTCCTTTTCGAGCAGAGCTCAAATCATTTTAGATGAGAAACAAAAAAAATATAAAAATATTGCTGTATGCATACCGAATATTCCCATTAAATAG
- a CDS encoding pseudouridine synthase — MIISDYPSTVLMPQKEKPYPLILDFFAKRFPNIPRDIWKARINSGKVLTEDGEIVFLDTPYAPLKRLHYFREVVEEVAIPFTETILFYNKEILVACKPHFLPVTPTGTYVNECLLHRLKKTTGNSTLSPINRIDRETAGLVLFSMNPETRGRYQELFMKGKIEKTYQAVTAFPRKPTKNSWTVENRLVKGEPWFRMKSTPGQPNAISKITLVKHKDNKAFFQLQPITGKKHQLRLHLSGLGFPILNDRYYPELLPERKKEFSAPLQLLARKLKFRDPISGAQMTYESNRRLFL, encoded by the coding sequence ATGATAATATCTGATTATCCCTCCACCGTCCTCATGCCCCAGAAGGAAAAGCCTTACCCATTGATCCTGGACTTTTTCGCCAAAAGATTCCCCAACATTCCCAGGGACATCTGGAAGGCCAGGATCAATTCCGGAAAGGTCCTCACCGAGGACGGAGAGATCGTATTCCTGGACACGCCTTACGCCCCCTTGAAAAGACTCCATTATTTCAGAGAGGTGGTTGAAGAAGTTGCCATTCCCTTTACCGAAACCATCCTTTTTTACAACAAAGAAATCCTTGTGGCCTGTAAGCCCCATTTTCTTCCGGTGACCCCGACCGGGACCTATGTAAATGAGTGTCTACTGCATCGTTTAAAGAAGACGACAGGAAACTCCACTCTTTCACCCATCAACAGAATCGACAGAGAAACCGCAGGTCTGGTTCTGTTTTCCATGAACCCGGAAACCAGGGGACGGTATCAGGAGCTGTTCATGAAAGGGAAAATTGAAAAAACTTACCAAGCGGTGACCGCTTTCCCCCGGAAGCCGACTAAAAATTCATGGACCGTGGAAAACAGACTGGTCAAGGGAGAGCCGTGGTTCAGAATGAAGTCAACTCCGGGTCAACCCAATGCCATTTCAAAGATAACCCTGGTAAAACATAAAGATAACAAGGCATTTTTTCAATTACAACCCATCACCGGCAAAAAACATCAGCTACGCCTGCATCTCAGTGGATTGGGGTTCCCCATACTCAATGACAGGTATTATCCGGAACTCCTGCCAGAGAGAAAAAAAGAATTTTCGGCACCGCTCCAGCTTCTTGCCAGAAAACTTAAATTCCGTGATCCAATTTCAGGTGCCCAAATGACCTATGAGTCAAACCGTCGACTTTTTTTATAA